One segment of Tamlana crocina DNA contains the following:
- a CDS encoding mechanosensitive ion channel domain-containing protein produces MDLENVDTEKWIDLIVEYGLKVLGAIVIWIVGAWVIKKILKATKSIMSKQNYDESLQKFLMNLLGWILKIILIIVVLGTVGVETTSFAAILAAAGLAIGMALQGSLGNFAGGVLIMIFKPFKIGDLIEAQGEIGVVKEIEIFTTKLTGLSNREIIIPNGSLSNGNIINYTTEGTRRVDLVFGVSYDADIKKTKEVIMNVLTSHPKVLKDPAPAVTVLELADSSVNFATRPWCKSEDYWDVYFDVTENVKEALDAAGIEIPYPHQVEIQKQG; encoded by the coding sequence ATGGATTTAGAAAACGTAGACACTGAAAAATGGATTGATTTAATAGTTGAGTACGGCTTAAAGGTACTCGGCGCTATTGTTATTTGGATAGTTGGTGCTTGGGTAATAAAAAAGATACTTAAGGCCACAAAAAGCATTATGTCCAAACAAAACTACGACGAAAGCCTTCAAAAGTTTTTAATGAATCTTTTAGGCTGGATTTTAAAGATTATTTTAATTATTGTTGTTTTGGGCACCGTAGGAGTTGAAACCACTTCGTTTGCTGCTATTTTAGCTGCCGCAGGTTTAGCCATTGGTATGGCGCTTCAAGGTTCTCTTGGAAATTTTGCCGGTGGGGTATTGATCATGATTTTCAAACCTTTTAAAATAGGTGACTTAATCGAAGCTCAAGGTGAAATTGGCGTGGTTAAGGAAATTGAAATTTTTACCACCAAATTGACCGGCTTATCAAACCGTGAGATTATTATTCCTAATGGGTCGCTTTCCAATGGAAACATTATCAATTACACTACTGAAGGTACGCGTCGTGTCGATTTGGTTTTTGGTGTAAGTTATGATGCCGACATTAAAAAGACGAAAGAGGTGATTATGAATGTGCTCACTTCACATCCAAAAGTACTGAAAGATCCTGCCCCAGCAGTTACCGTATTGGAACTTGCCGACAGCTCTGTAAACTTTGCCACCAGGCCATGGTGCAAATCTGAGGATTATTGGGACGTATATTTTGATGTTACCGAAAACGTTAAGGAAGCCCTTGATGCTGCCGGAATCGAAATTCCATACCCACATCAAGTAGAAATTCAAAAGCAAGGTTAA
- the tsaB gene encoding tRNA (adenosine(37)-N6)-threonylcarbamoyltransferase complex dimerization subunit type 1 TsaB, whose protein sequence is MSTYILNIETATTNCSVSLSKNGETIVLKEDNDKGYSHAERLHVYIDQVLKEAKIAPKDLSAIAISKGPGSYTGLRIGVSAAKGLCFALNKPLISVPTLEALAHKVKAEEGIIVPMLDARRLEVYSAIFSNAHDRIRETQAQILDENAFAEELNNGKVYFVGNGVEKTKNLITHENAIFVEGELPSANEMSHLAYEKFKQNDTEDVAYFEPFYLKDFVALKSKK, encoded by the coding sequence GTGAGCACGTATATACTTAATATTGAAACCGCAACCACCAATTGTTCGGTGTCGCTTTCAAAAAACGGGGAAACCATTGTTTTAAAAGAAGACAACGATAAAGGCTATTCGCATGCCGAGCGGTTGCATGTTTACATCGACCAGGTTTTAAAAGAAGCTAAAATTGCGCCAAAAGATTTGTCGGCCATCGCCATCAGCAAAGGCCCGGGCTCTTATACGGGCTTGCGCATTGGGGTTTCGGCCGCCAAAGGACTGTGTTTTGCCTTGAATAAACCGCTTATTTCGGTGCCCACTTTAGAAGCTTTGGCGCATAAGGTAAAAGCAGAGGAAGGCATTATCGTGCCCATGCTCGATGCGAGACGCCTGGAAGTATATTCTGCAATATTCAGCAATGCACATGACAGGATTCGAGAGACCCAAGCACAAATTTTAGATGAAAACGCTTTCGCGGAAGAACTAAACAACGGAAAAGTGTATTTTGTAGGTAATGGTGTTGAAAAGACCAAAAACTTGATAACACACGAGAATGCTATTTTTGTTGAAGGTGAATTACCATCGGCTAATGAAATGAGCCACTTGGCTTATGAAAAATTCAAACAAAACGATACAGAAGATGTCGCCTACTTTGAGCCTTTTTATTTAAAGGATTTTGTAGCGTTAAAGTCAAAAAAATAA